Proteins encoded in a region of the Trichomycterus rosablanca isolate fTriRos1 chromosome 26, fTriRos1.hap1, whole genome shotgun sequence genome:
- the LOC134303059 gene encoding transient receptor potential cation channel subfamily V member 1-like, protein MSKPMLLELDDRTLEEKEQDEAAEQDRERAGMGYSDKAKAPMDSNVTMDHGGVLKDIQINVNVMNEMQGIQKGPTQQERSDLKKLFNAVSSGDVSKLNNLEKYLNKTNKKLTSNEYMPHGKTALMTALLHLKNGKNDAVEHLLNIARRMGDLKDLVNAEFRDPNYEGQTALHIAIERRSKHYVTLLLEHGAKVDARACGKLFQPHSDISFYFGELPLSLAACTNQKDIVDLLMENNANIRHTDSLGNTVLHALVMVADNTPDNTSFVCSMYDYILSKDIVQNSQQENLEDIENNQGLTPVKLAAKKGRIQLFDHILQREFQQEESRHLSRKFTEWTYGPVCSSLYDLTSLDTYEKNSVLEIVVYGTEIPNRLEMLEVEPLNMMLEEKWSRFARPVFLFKAVAYIVYLIIFTAICYSHNKRGLEFKVEAMLLIILAIGSICFINISGLIYMCRTRGQPMRHSLLIDGYSGYSDLLFIFQAVLLLICVGLFFADIQEYLAFLVLCLALGWINLLHFLKASKQLGIYSVMIQRMILGDLLHFLLVYSVFLIGFSTAVVSLVSEESSTVLGGAMKNQTEKPSEDSEKLTFCSTTLELFKLTIGMGELEFTEKYRYKYVFYMLLILYIVLTYILLLNMLIALMSKSVEEISVESKRVWKLQRAVTILDLERCVGCIKQTRSGVKRNLGKEEDEDVRWCLRVDEVNWKIWNHKLNMKHTDFMSDTSNQMHTTTPNEEGPNDPLESQKDENETDFLLSS, encoded by the exons ATGAGCAAGCCCATGTTGTTGGAGCTGGATGACAGGACGCTTGAGGAGAAGGAACAGGATGAAGCGGCAGAGCAGGATCGTGAACGGGCTGGAATGGGCTATTCAGATAAAGCCAAAGCACCAATGGACTCAAACGTCACAATGGACCATGGCGGGGTTCTTAAAGATATccaaattaatgtaaatgtcatgAA TGAAATGCAAGGAATACAAAAAGGTCCAACTCAACAAGAAAGATCTGACCTGAAGAAGCTTTTCAATGCAGTGTCCAGCGGCGATGTCTCTAAACTAAACAATCTGGAGAAGTACCTCAATAAAACCAATAAGAAGCTCACAAGCAACGAAT ATATGCCACATGGAAAGACAGCCCTGATGACGGCTCTTCTACACCTGAAAAATGGAAAGAACGATGCTGTGGAGCACTTGTTAAATATCGCCAGGAGAATGGGGGATTTAAAAGACTTGGTAAATGCTGAGTTTAGGGACCCAAACTATGAAG GACAGACAGCTCTTCATATAGCCATAGAAAGGAGGAGTAAGCACTATGTTACACTGCTACTCGAGCACGGGGCTAAAGTCGATGCAAGGGCCTGTGGGAAATTATTTCAGCCACACAGTGACATATCTTTCTACTTTG GGGAGCTGCCATTGTCTCTGGCGGCCTGTACCAATCAGAAAGACATAGTGGACCTTCTAATGGAAAATAACGCAAACATAAGGCACACAGACTCTCTGGGTAACACAGTTCTTCATGCTCTTGTGATGGTGGCTGATAACACCCCTGATAACACCAGCTTCGTCTGTTCAATGTACGATTACATTCTGAGTAAAGACATTGTCCAGAATTCCCAACAGGAGAATCTGGAGGACATTGAGAACAATCAGGGACTAACTCCTGTTAAGCTGGCTGCTAAGAAGGGTAGGATTCAG CTGTTTGATCACATTCTGCAACGTGAGTTCCAGCAAGAAGAGAGCAGACATCTGTCCCGAAAGTTCACAGAGTGGACTTATGGACCTGTGTGTTCCTCACTGTATGACCTGACCTCTCTGGACACCTATGAAAAAAACTCTGTCCTGGAGATCGTTGTTTATGGAACAGAGATACCT AATCGTTTAGAGATGCTTGAGGTGGAGCCTCTTAATATGATGCTAGAAGAAAAATGGAGCCGATTTGCTCGTCCAGTGTTTCTGTTTAAGGCTGTTGCTTATATCGTCTATCTCATCATCTTTACAGCCATCTGTTATAGCCACAACAAAAGAGGG CTTGAATTTAAAGTAGAAGCCATGCTCCTGATCATCCTTGCCATTGGCTCGatctgttttattaatatatctGGA CTGATTTACATGTGCAGAACAAGAGGGCAGCCAATGCGGCATTCATTGCTGATAGATGGTTATTCTGGGTATTCTGACCTGCTCTT TATCTTTCAGGCTGTCCTCCTTCTCATCTGTGTGGGACTGTTTTTTGCTGATATACAGGAGTACCTAGCCTTTCTGGTTCTCTGTCTGGCTCTGGGCTGGATCAATCTACTTCATTTCTTAAAAGCATCCAAGCAACTGGGCATCTACAGCGTAATGATCCAAAGG ATGATTCTTGGCGACCTTCTACACTTTCTTCTTGTCTACTCTGTATTCCTCATTGGATTTTCAACAG CTGTGGTGTCACTAGTGAGTGAAGAGAGCAGCACAGTTTTAGGAGGAGCCATGAAAAATCAGACAGAAAAGCCATCAGAAGACAGCGAGAAACTCACCTTCTGCTCCACCACCCTGGAGCTGTTTAAATTAACCATAGGCATGGGCGAGCTGGAGTTCACAGAGAAGTATCGGTATAAATATGTGTTCTACATGCTGCTCATACTGTACATTGTACTGACGTACATTCTGCTGCTGAACATGCTGATCGCTCTTATGAGCAAGAGTGTGGAGGAGATTTCTGTGGAGAGCAAAAGAGTCTGGAAGCTGCAG CGTGCCGTCACTATTTTGGATCTTGAGAGATGTGTTGGCTGCATAAAGCAAACTCGTTCTGGAGTAAAGAGAAACCTGGGAAAGGAAGAAGATGAGGATGTCCGCTGGTGTCTTAG GGTGGATGAAGTCAACTGGAAAATATGGAACCACAAACTCAACATGAAACATACAGATTTCATGAGTGACACATCGAATCAAATGCACACTACTACCCCTAATGAAGAGGGGCCGAATGATCCTTTAGAAAGCCAAAAGGATGAAAATGAGACTGACTTCCTGCTATCTAGCTAA